In Microbulbifer agarilyticus, the DNA window GGGCGGTGGCCCTGGGCACACATGCGGGAATTAATCAGGATCTGGGCCATGGCGTCTTTCGCCGCGGGATTGGCTTCTTTTTCGTAAGCCTGATTCAGGGCCTGAATAAAGTCCTGTGGGTGGTAATAAGAAATGAACTGCAGCGCGTCGGCCACGCTGTCGATCAGGTCGTCCTGGCGGATAATCGTCATTGCCGGCTCCGGTTGTCGTCTCGTCTCGAAGGCGGCGATTTTACACGAATTATCTTCGGGTGTTGGATAGGACGCAGGTAGGAGATGCGGAGAGCGAATTTCTTTGTGGAAATCCAGCGAGCCATATAGGAATGAGAACGATTAGCGGCGAAGAAGTTCGCCGCTAATCGCTGATTTTAAGCCGTTACCTCAGATCAGGGTGCCGAGGCAGTGCTGGAGCTGGACTGCAGGCTCCGGATGGCGTCGCGCAGCTGGACCAGGTCCTTGTTCACGGTGCGGCGGTAGCTGTCGATGGACTCCACTGCTTCTTCGTTCGCGCCCACGCGCGCGGTCAGGTCAGAACGTACAGAGTTCAGCTGACGCTCCAGGCTGGCCACCTTGTCTTTGGTCTCGCGGGAAGCGTTCACCGTCGACGCCTTCAGGGTAGCAATCTCGGATTCCAGACCAACCAGTTTCTTAACTGTGGTCTCAACGCTACTGACTTTCTTGGCCAGTGCGTTTACTTCTTTCTTGGCAGAGGCTGCAGATGCCTTGTTAGCGGCAATGCTCTTACGGTTGGTATCGTAAGAAACACCCCACAGCTTGCGGATCTCGGAGGCGTTTTCTTTAACCTTCGCATTCAGTACTTCTACTGACGCGGCAGACTCTTCACCGGACATTTCAAAGCGCTTCTCCAGCTGCACGATACGGGCATCGGCATCTTTCAGCTGCGCGACCGTGGCTTGCCACTGGGTATACAGGAAGCCCGCACCACCGAGACCGGCCAGTGCCAGCATCAGCGCAACAATGGCGAGGAACGAAGAACCGCCACCACCACTGGCCTCTTCAGCAGGTGCCGCAGACGGCGCGGTCGGCTGGGCAGGGGCGTGTCGACGGCCACCAATGGGACCGTTCGGGATCTGAGGGTCCATAGAGGATGAACTGTTGCCATCAAATGTGGGCTCTCTGCGTTGCATGCTGTTGTCCTGCGTTGGCTCGGTCTGGGCGACCGAATGTAAAGATGAAAACTGCGGCAGTTATACCAAAAATTGACGAAAAAGTAAGCGGGTCCAGTTATCAGAATAGGACATACCCGGAGGAAAACCCCGCCGTCGCACAATCCACGACCGAGCCGTCATCGAGGCTCAATTGTGGTGAATTGGCTTATCCACAGAAAAATCGTCGTGTGTTAGACCCCAAATGCAGTCTTTTGACCTGCCCGATGGCTTAATAATGACATCAAGCAGGTGTAGAATGCGGCCCATCAATAACTGACCTACTACCGTACTTGGGTCGGTATGGGTCCCAGACAAAGGAAGGAATACCACATGGCACACGTTCTGCCCGAACTCCCCTATGCTATGGACGCACTGCAGCCGCACATCTCCCAGGAAACCCTGGAATACCACTACGGCAAACACCACAAGACCTACGTCGACAAGCTGAACGGCCTGCTGGACGGCACCCCGGAAGCTGACAAATCCCTGGAAGAAGTGATCAAGTCCTCCTCCGGTGGTGTTTTCAACAACGCAGCCCAGATCTGGAACCACACCTTCTACTGGAACTGCCTGAGCCCTAACGGTGGCGGCGCAGCCACTGGCGCCGTGGCTGAAGCCATTAACGCCGCTTTCGGTTCCTTCGACAAGTTCAAAGAAGAATTCACCGCAAGTGCTGTGAACAACTTCGGTTCTGGCTGGACCTGGCTGGTGAAGAAGTCCGACGGCTCCGTTGCCATCGTAAACACTTCCAACGCCGAAACCCCGCTGACCGACAGCAGCGTTACTCCGCTGCTGACCTGCGACGTTTGGGAACACGCCTACTACATCGACTACCGCAACGCGCGTCCGAAGTACATGGAAGCGTTCTGGGCACTGCTGAACTGGGACTTCGTGAACCAGAACTTTGCCTAATCACTGACTCAACCCAGTGATGCGAAAAACGGGCCTTAGGGCCCGTTTTTTTATTTCCGATACACCCTTGCTCCCCCACTACCCTTCGCGCAAAAAGTGACCAGAACGCCACAAAAATTTGCAACTGGCGCCCCTTCTCGTTAAAACACTGAACGCTAAAAAATTCGTTCCACCCTTCATCCATTAACATTGAGACATACCATGAAGCTCAAGCTGACTCTGCTGGCAGCCGCCATAAGCGCGCTGGCCATGACAGGTTGTGACCGTGAACAAGCCGGTCAACAGAAAAACACTGCCGCTAACGAGACCGCACAGGTAACCGAGCAGGCAGCTACCGAGAGCGCAGAAACTGCAACCAGTGCCGCGGCATCTGAGGGCGACGCCGAGGTTATCCAGCAGACCAATGAACTGTTTGAACAACAGTTCCAGACACACGTAAGCCGCAGCCCGGAATTCAAAACCTTCCTGGGCATGAAAGAGGATTACGGTAAGTGGGACGACCTCTCGCCAGAATTTGAGAAAGAAACCCACGAGATCTATAAGAGCCAGCTGGAAGCGCTGAAGAAGATTGACCCGAACAAACTCGATAAGGCGACCCGCCTGTCTCTGGACCTTGCCATCCGCAACCTGGAGCAGAATATCGAGGGCTGGAAGTGGCGACTGCACACTTACCCGGTAAACCAGATGTACGCCGCTCACACTAGCGTGGCATCCATGCTGATCAACCAGCATCGCATCGACGATGCGTCCGATGCGGAAGCCTACATCTCCCGCCTGAACGCCCTGCCCGCACACTTCGACCAGCTGATCGAAAACCTGCAGGCGCGCGCCGACAAGGGCGTGATCGTGCCCAAGTTTGTATTCCCGTACATTATCAGCGACGGTCAAAACCTGATCACCGGCGCGCCCTATGGCGATGGCGAAGACAGCACCCTGTACGCCGACTTCAAGGGCAAGGTGGACAAGCTGGAAATCAGCGACGAGGAAAAAACTGCGCTGGTAGAACAGGCCAAAACCGCGATGCTCGACAGCGTGAAGCCGGCTTATGAAAAACTCATCGGCTACCTGGGCGAACTGGAACAGAAAGCCACCACCGACGATGGCGCCTGGAAATTACCCGACGGCGACGCTTTCTACCAGCACCGTCTGAACGTGTACACCACCACCGATATGACCGCCGAAGAGATCCACCAGAAGGGTCTTGAAGATGTGAAGCGCATTCACGATGAAATGCGCGAGATCATGGCCAAGGTGAAGTTTGAAGGCACGCTGCAGGAATTCTTTGAGTTCATGCGTACCGACAAGCAGTTCTACTACCCGGAAACCGAGGAAGGCAAGCAGCGCTACCTGAAAGAAGCGACTGCGATGATCGACAACCTGAAAGGGCGCCTGGATGAGTTGTTCATCACCAAACCCAAGGCAGACCTGGTCGTAAAAGCGGTAGAGCCCTTCCGTGAAAAATCAGCCGGTAAAGCCTTCTACCAGCGTCCGGCGCCGGACGGTTCTCGCCCCGGTATCTACTACGCCAACCTGTACAAGATGAGCAGCATGCCGGTGTACCAGATGGAAGCGCTCGCTTACCACGAAGGCATTCCAGGGCACCACATGCAGCTGTCCATCATGCAGGAACTGGAAAACGTTCCGAGCTTCCGCAAGTTCGGTGGTTACACCGCGTACACCGAAGGCTGGGGTCTGTACTCCGAACTGGTGCCCAAGGAAATTGGTCTCTACCAGGACCCCTACTCCGACTTCGGCCGCCTGGCGATGGAACTGTGGCGCGCTGGCCGCCTGGTGGTGGATACCGGCCTGCACAGCAAGAAATGGACCCGCGAGGAAACCATTGATTGGCTGGCAGAAAACAGCCCCAACCCCAAAGAGGATGTAGTGAAAGCCATTGAACGCTACATCGTGATGCCTGGTCAGGCCACCGCCTACAAGATCGGCATGATGAAAATCCTCGAGCTGCGCGAAAACGCCAAGCAGCAGCTGGGTGATAAGTTCGACATCCGCGAGTTCCACGATGTGGTGCTGGCCAACGGTGCCGTACCACTGGATGTGCTGGAAGAGCTGGTTACCGACTGGGTAAACAGCAAACAGGCGAACTAAGCCCTGTGTGCGCTGCCGTCACCCCACCGGGTGACGGTGGCAGCACTGCCGACAAACTCCCATTTGTGACATTGATTCACACTCCCCTCGTCCCAATCATCCGTCCTTGCACTCTTTTTACACTTCTTGGGCACCTTAAGCGGTAGCACCCCCCTTCCCCTCTTTTATTTCCGTTGGCGCAATTTACAATGTGTCGCTTCGCGGTCGCGCTCTGCACTTCGCTGATAAGCCGCCACCGCCGCAGTACAACTCGATTGCTCTCACTGGGAATACACGCAAATGGATTTTCGTCGTCTCAAGTTACCCCTTGCCCTGTCTGCTATTTGCGGGCTCACGCTGACTGGCTGCACCCTCGCGCATAAATTCTTTGAACCCAATATCACCGAAGAACGTATTTCTGAGGTGCGCTATCTGGATCAGGGGTGGACGGACGAAGACCGCCAACTGTTTTACAACACACCACAGGGAACGGAACTGCAGGGGCTGCACTTCGAGTGGCTGCAGGCATTGGAACAACCATTTTCCAAAGAAAAGCTGGCCAGCGAAGAAAACATGCGAGGCTGGGGTTTTATTATCGACCCCACCTTCAGCCCCAAATCCAATGCTGGCAGTATTTACCCGGTGGGCATGGGCAGCCACACGAATATCTTTGACGATTCCGAGCGCCTGGACCTGGGCTGCGCCCTGTGCCACACCGGTGAGCTGCACTACAAGGGTACCGCGCTGCGTGTAGATGGCGGCCAGGCTATTCACGGCATGTCCACAAGTGCCCCCGGGGAATTCATTTTCTCCCTGGGCGCCACCACGCTGGAAACAGCGTTCAACCCCCTGAAGTGGTCGCGCTTTGCCGATGAAGTTGCCGGCGACGATAAACAGGCACGGGCGCAGCTAAAGCAGGACTTTTCCGCATACCGCAAACGCTTCTTTGAATTCGCCAAAGGCCCGGGGCGCGATGCAAACTTCCCGGTGGCCGAAGGCCGCGGCCGCACCGATGCGGTTGGACGTATCGGCAACGTGGTGTTCGGCTACAACCTGAATATTGAAGAGAATTATCAGCCGGCAGATGCACCGGTGAGCTACCCGTTTTTGTGGGACATCTGGCGTTTTGACTGGGTGCAATACACCGGCTTTACCAACCAGGCCATGGCACGGAACGTGGGCGAAGGCCTCGGGGTGATGGCGCCAGTAAAACTGGTAGACGAAAAAGGGAACCTGCTTCCCGAGGGCGAATTCGGCCAAACCACCATCGATGTGAAGGGTATGCATTGCGTGGAAACCACTCTGCGCAAACTGCGACCGCCCAAGTGGCCGGAAGATGTGTTGGGTGAAATTGATCTCGCACAGGCCCGCGAAGGCAAGGAGCTGTTCGCCGACCAGTGTGCCCACTGCCACGGCCCGCACCCATCCAAACCTTACCAGTGGGCGGTCGCCGCCAATCCCGGTGACAACCCCACCAACCAGCGCGACGTAAACTGGCAGTGGGATATGTCGGGCCAGATCAGTTATGACGAACAAGACCATCCCCTGCGTGAAGACTGGCGCGAGTCTATTTGGGCGGTGCCGTGGATTGATGTGGAGGTGATCGGAACCGACCCCACTGCAGCGAACAACTTCGTCGATCACACCTACGATCCGGGTCCACTGGTGGCCAAAAACCCAAACGACCCGGACGACGCCGTTAACCGTCGTGTGAATGCCGGCGACGGTTTGCAATTGCTGATCAATGAATTGGTACCGGTGCTTTACGAGAACAGCGGTATTTCCAGCGACGCCAATGGCGTCGCCGATTACGACGGGCTGAATGTGCCCTTCCGCATCGTCAATAAAGCGGCGTACAAGGCTCGGCCGCTGCACGGTGTCTGGGCCACGCCGCCCTTCCTGCATAACGGCTCGGTGCCCACTATTTACGACCTGCTCTCACCGAGAGAGGTTCGCCCGGTACGTTTCGGTGTCGGCCACCGGGAATACAACCCACGGAAGCTGGGCTATATGACCGAGATGCGCCGCGGCAATTTCGAATTTGATACCACGCAAAAAGGTAACAGCAATAGCGGCCACCAGTTCACCGATGCCGATGTACCCGGCCGTATCGGCCGGCGCTTCAAAGAAGGCGAGCGACTGGCACTGCTGGAGTACCTGAAGATAATGGGCAACCCGGACTTCTCGGAACGTTTAGGTGGCGACCCGCAAAACTGGGATCAATACCCGGAGCCGCCGGCCAGCGCCATCGGCGACCAGGCCTGCGCGCCCTTCCGCCACGATGCTGCACCGCAACTGGTTAACAGCGAGGTAACACCATGAAGTTGCCGCGCTCCTACACAGGTTTTATTGCACCAATACTCGCCGCAGTTTTTTGCGCTTCCACAACATTCGTCGCTACTGCTAAAGAAACCGCGCATGAAGTGAAGCCTGCCGAACTGGATACACTGGGAATGGACATCTCCCCTGCCGAGCAGGCCGCCATTGCGTCGGCAATTCAGTCGGCAAGGGAGATTTCTAAAGCAGCGCACGCGCTCAACAGCCCCCAATACGGCGATCAGTATCGGAGAGATGCCCACGCCAAAGCCACCGGTTGCGTGCGCGCCGACTTCGAAATCAACGGCGATATTCCAGCGCAATTCCGTCACTCCATTTTCAGTGAACCCGGCCGCAGCTACCGCGCGTGGATTCGCTTCTCCAATGGCGACATGCAGGTACAGCCAGACGGGAAAGGTGACGCCCGTGGCATGGCGGTGAAAGTGATGAATACTCCGGGCACGCCCATTGCCCCGGAACTGGCCGATGCAGGCAGCACCAACCAAGATTTCATCATGACCAACATGCCGGCGTTTTTTAATCGAAATATTTTCGATTACGCGGACAATATGCATTACCTCGCCAAGATGGATCGCGGCGGCTGGTTTATGGGCATATGGCCGCCGCGGCTGCACCCAATCGAAACCCTGCGTGCCTACCAGACCGTATCCTCAACCATCAATAATCCACTGCATGCGCAGTACTTTTCCATGCTGCCCTATCGATTGGGGAATACCCCGGTAAAATTCTCCACACGCCCCTGTCCTGGCAGCCGCTACCCTGTCACCGTTCAGC includes these proteins:
- a CDS encoding DUF885 domain-containing protein is translated as MKLKLTLLAAAISALAMTGCDREQAGQQKNTAANETAQVTEQAATESAETATSAAASEGDAEVIQQTNELFEQQFQTHVSRSPEFKTFLGMKEDYGKWDDLSPEFEKETHEIYKSQLEALKKIDPNKLDKATRLSLDLAIRNLEQNIEGWKWRLHTYPVNQMYAAHTSVASMLINQHRIDDASDAEAYISRLNALPAHFDQLIENLQARADKGVIVPKFVFPYIISDGQNLITGAPYGDGEDSTLYADFKGKVDKLEISDEEKTALVEQAKTAMLDSVKPAYEKLIGYLGELEQKATTDDGAWKLPDGDAFYQHRLNVYTTTDMTAEEIHQKGLEDVKRIHDEMREIMAKVKFEGTLQEFFEFMRTDKQFYYPETEEGKQRYLKEATAMIDNLKGRLDELFITKPKADLVVKAVEPFREKSAGKAFYQRPAPDGSRPGIYYANLYKMSSMPVYQMEALAYHEGIPGHHMQLSIMQELENVPSFRKFGGYTAYTEGWGLYSELVPKEIGLYQDPYSDFGRLAMELWRAGRLVVDTGLHSKKWTREETIDWLAENSPNPKEDVVKAIERYIVMPGQATAYKIGMMKILELRENAKQQLGDKFDIREFHDVVLANGAVPLDVLEELVTDWVNSKQAN
- a CDS encoding c-type cytochrome codes for the protein MDFRRLKLPLALSAICGLTLTGCTLAHKFFEPNITEERISEVRYLDQGWTDEDRQLFYNTPQGTELQGLHFEWLQALEQPFSKEKLASEENMRGWGFIIDPTFSPKSNAGSIYPVGMGSHTNIFDDSERLDLGCALCHTGELHYKGTALRVDGGQAIHGMSTSAPGEFIFSLGATTLETAFNPLKWSRFADEVAGDDKQARAQLKQDFSAYRKRFFEFAKGPGRDANFPVAEGRGRTDAVGRIGNVVFGYNLNIEENYQPADAPVSYPFLWDIWRFDWVQYTGFTNQAMARNVGEGLGVMAPVKLVDEKGNLLPEGEFGQTTIDVKGMHCVETTLRKLRPPKWPEDVLGEIDLAQAREGKELFADQCAHCHGPHPSKPYQWAVAANPGDNPTNQRDVNWQWDMSGQISYDEQDHPLREDWRESIWAVPWIDVEVIGTDPTAANNFVDHTYDPGPLVAKNPNDPDDAVNRRVNAGDGLQLLINELVPVLYENSGISSDANGVADYDGLNVPFRIVNKAAYKARPLHGVWATPPFLHNGSVPTIYDLLSPREVRPVRFGVGHREYNPRKLGYMTEMRRGNFEFDTTQKGNSNSGHQFTDADVPGRIGRRFKEGERLALLEYLKIMGNPDFSERLGGDPQNWDQYPEPPASAIGDQACAPFRHDAAPQLVNSEVTP
- a CDS encoding catalase family protein, with the translated sequence MKLPRSYTGFIAPILAAVFCASTTFVATAKETAHEVKPAELDTLGMDISPAEQAAIASAIQSAREISKAAHALNSPQYGDQYRRDAHAKATGCVRADFEINGDIPAQFRHSIFSEPGRSYRAWIRFSNGDMQVQPDGKGDARGMAVKVMNTPGTPIAPELADAGSTNQDFIMTNMPAFFNRNIFDYADNMHYLAKMDRGGWFMGIWPPRLHPIETLRAYQTVSSTINNPLHAQYFSMLPYRLGNTPVKFSTRPCPGSRYPVTVQQSDDNFLTEQMADTLNTGSACFEFMLQPKVAEASEADMPLDDGTVIWQESQSPFIPVARVHIPPQEFTGEAQQTFCENLSMNPWRGVGEWEPLGSLNRARRLVYNAVSQFRHQRNDAPRAEPGNWCLNRDDQACDESQGLRIRKPRWPLPRCFDGHFRPEDGSEVSSQCEGYGAVKY
- a CDS encoding superoxide dismutase; translation: MAHVLPELPYAMDALQPHISQETLEYHYGKHHKTYVDKLNGLLDGTPEADKSLEEVIKSSSGGVFNNAAQIWNHTFYWNCLSPNGGGAATGAVAEAINAAFGSFDKFKEEFTASAVNNFGSGWTWLVKKSDGSVAIVNTSNAETPLTDSSVTPLLTCDVWEHAYYIDYRNARPKYMEAFWALLNWDFVNQNFA